The Papaver somniferum cultivar HN1 unplaced genomic scaffold, ASM357369v1 unplaced-scaffold_107, whole genome shotgun sequence genome includes a region encoding these proteins:
- the LOC113328095 gene encoding germin-like protein subfamily T member 2 — translation MNGSSTANPLAIGISPADVNNFPGVNTLGLAAARVDFAAGGYIPLHSHPRASEVIYIISGEIHVGFTNVFYSKVMKSGELSVIPRGLVHSVSNAGQGKAVMIATFNSQHPGFAQIPSYLFGSKPTQFLMIFWLRTSKLVKTSSPT, via the coding sequence ATGAATGGATCGAGCACTGCGAATCCCTTGGCCATTGGAATTAGTCCCGCTGATGTTAACAACTTCCCTGGGGTAAACACCCTTGGACTTGCGGCAGCACGAGTTGACTTCGCAGCTGGTGGGTATATTCCACTTCATTCACACCCTCGAGCAAGTGAAGTTATTTACATCATTAGCGGGGAAATCCATGTTGGGTTTACGAATGTTTTCTACTCAAAGGTTATGAAATCTGGGGAGTTGTCGGTTATTCCCAGGGGACTTGTTCACTCTGTATCGAACGCTGGACAGGGAAAGGCTGTGATGATAGCTACTTTCAATAGTCAGCATCCCGGATTTGCACAAATTCCTAGTTATCTCTTTGGTTCTAAGCCAACACAATTCCTAATGATATTTTGGCTAAGAACTTCCAAGCTGGTGAAAACGTCATCGCCAACATAA
- the LOC113328096 gene encoding 17.3 kDa class II heat shock protein-like yields the protein MAKDPIEMANSYLFIIDESNHAVKAETVSFNVENDTEVFCIDGWIKNISRSSRRQFRERFKLPRDADTDAISAASVNGSVIVSVNKVKRPKISNKFINITRI from the coding sequence ATGGCAAAGGATCCTATTGAAATGGCTAATTCCTACCTATTCATCATAGATGAATCAAATCACGCTGTCAAAGCTGAAACAGTATCTTTTAATGTAGAGAATGATACTGAAGTGTTTTGTATTGATGGCTGGATTAAGAATATCAGTCGCTCTTCTCGTAGACAGTTTAGGGAGAGGTTTAAGCTCCCTAGAGATGCAGATACTGATGCCATCTCTGCTGCTTCTGTTAATGGTTCCGTCATTGTTAGTGTTAACAAGGTGAAGCGTCCGAAGATAAGCAACAAATTCATCAACATTACAAGAATTTAA
- the LOC113328097 gene encoding 17.6 kDa class II heat shock protein-like gives MANEDASRVLEMGNSYVFNLDFSDLMVDIGEEIKVDVEDDNTLVISYQNLLQNSPLNWQSKKFDLPKNVDTDDISAVFMHRLLLVSVKKLNRPKQTKIIKVTMA, from the coding sequence ATGGCAAATGAAGATGCATCAAGAGTACTAGAGATGGGCAACTCATACGTGTTCAACCTTGATTTTTCGGATTTAATGGTTGATATAGGCGAGGAAATCAAAGTAGATGTGGAGGACGATAATACTCTTGTGATCAGTTATCAGAATCTGCTTCAAAATTCACCTCTTAACTGGCAAAGCAAGAAGTTTGATCTCCCTAAGAATGTAGATACCGATGATATCTCGGCTGTTTTTATGCATAGATTGCTACTTGTTAGTGTCAAGAAGTTGAATCGGCCAAAGCAAACCAAGATTATCAAAGTTACTATGGCTTAA